The region ATTGCGCCTGGGACAGCGCCTGGGACAGCGGCCCGGCGGTGAGCCCGACCTGCCAGTCGCGCGCCCCGCCCTCGCGCAGCACCGCGGCCACGCCCTCGGTCGACGTGTCGGCCGGCGGCTGCCAGCAGGTCCGCCGCACCAGGTCGGGCAGCAGCAGGTTCTCCACCGGCAGCGTGTTGGCCTCGGCCACGGCGGTCAGCGCCGTGCGGGCGGCGGCCAGGCGGGCCGCCGCGGCCGGGTCCTTGTCCGACCACCGGTTCGCCGGCGGCGGTCCGTCGTGCTGCTGGGAGGTCTCCGGCAGTTCGGCGCGCGGCAGGGCGGCGGCGCGTTGCAGCGCGCCCAGCCACACGGCGACCATGCGCCGCTGGGCCCGGCCCCGGAACACCGGGAGGGCCAGCAGGCCGGCCTCGTCGGGCGGGTTGCGGACGGCGGCCTCGACCAGCGCGCTGTCCGGCAGCACCCGGCCGGGTGCGATGTCGCGTTCCCGGGCCAGCGCGTCGCGGGTCTCCCAGAGGGAGCGCACGGCGGCGAGCTGGCGCGGGCTGCGGATGCGGTGGATGCCCGAGGTGCGCCGCCACGGCTCCGCCCTCGGTTTGGGCAGCGGAGCGGTGCGGGCGGCCTCGAACTCCTCCAGGGCCCATTCGAGCTTGCCCTGCTTCTTGAGCTCCGCCTCCAGGACGTCGCGCAGCTCCACGAGCAGCTCGACGTCGAGGGCGGCGTAGTTCAGCCAGTCCGCGGGAAGGGGCCGGCGCGACCAGTCGGCCGCGCCGTGCCCCTTCTCCAGCCGATAACCGAGCAATCGCTCCACGAGCGTGCCCAGCGCCACCCGTTCGAAACCGGCCAGCCTGCCCGCCAGCTCGGTGTCGAACAGCACGCTCGGGCGGAGGTCGAGTTCGGCGAGGCACGGCAGGTCTTGCGACGCCGCGTGCAGCACCCACTCCGTTCCGTCCAGCGCCTCGACCAGCGGGTCGAGCCGACCGCCCAGGGCGATCGGATCGACCAGCACGGTCCCGGCGCCCGCCCGGCGCAGTTGCACCAGGTAAGCGCGTTGCGAGTAGCGGTATCCCGAGGCTCGCTCGGTGTCCACCGCAACCGGACCGGTCGCTCCGGCGAGCGCGTCAGCGGCACGCCGGAGCGCCTGAGCGTCGGCCACGACCGGCGGAACCCCATCAGCGGGTTCCGTCAGCGGGACCGGATCAGCTCCGGTTGGTTCGGTTGGCTCGTCGGAGGGTACGTCCACGGCGGAAGACCCTACGACGAACGCACCACTCGCGGGTGTGTTCGGCCCGTTCAGTGTGGCGACCCGGTCAGCGGATCACGCCGGCACGCATGGCCAGCGCGACCATCTGAGCCCGATCCCCGGTGCCCAGCTTGCGCCCGATCCGCGACAGGTGGGACTTCACCGTCAGCGCGGAAAGGCTGAGCGCTTCGCCGATCTCCTTGTTGCTCTGGCCATCGGCGACCAGCTGGAGGACCTCGACCTCACGCGCGGAGAGCTCCCGCGGCGTGTTGTCGGTGCCCGGCACCCGGGTGCCCGCGGCAAGCACGGGCGCGACGCTCGGATCTGCGTAGACGCCGCCGTCGAGGACCCTGCGCACCCCGTCGGTGACCACCATCGGCGAGGCGGACTTCAGGAGGTACGCCTGGGCGCCCGCCTGGAAGGCCGACCTGACCGCGTAGGGGTCGTCGGAGGACGCGAGGACCACGATGCGGGGCCAGCCCTGGGCACGGAGTTCCGTGACCAGGTCGATGCCGGTGCCGTCCGGCAGACCCAGATCGAGGATCGCGAGATCGCACGGTCCGGTTGCGAGTGCCCGCGCCCGAGCCTCCGCGACCGAAGCCGCCTCATGCACTGTCCCGGCTCCCATCTGGGTGAGCCGAGCCGATATCGCCTCCCTCAGCAGTGGGTGGTCGTCGACCACCAGCACTGAAAAAAGCTCCTCCCGCGGGTGCGGGACCATGTTCGCCGGCAACGAGCCGGCTGGCGTGGTACGAACGGCCTGACCTAAGCCGACGGCAGCCACGTCACTACCTCCCTGGAGTCGGTCGTGCCCCCCGACCGGCACCGGGACTTTCGTCCAATCAGCCGCGCCACTGATCGACCGAAAGTGGTGTCGTCTGGGGCAGCGTAGCCGCCCAAGCGGGTCTACGGGACGATCAATCGGGTATCTATCCCGAATGAGTTGTCACTGATGGCCCCTGTTGTCACACGATCGGCTGACAACTGGATAGGGCGCGTAACGCGAGTTCCTCTCACGACGACACATAGGAGTTGCCGGTGGCGAGCACCACACTGCGAGGCCGGGCCGAGGATCTGCTGGCCCGCGTGCCCCTCGTCGACGGGCACAACGACCTCCCCTGGGCGCTGCGCGAGCTTGTCGCGCAGCCGCATATCGGTGAAAAGTCAACGGCCGGCGACGGGTCTTCAGGTGCCCGACAGGTGGACCTCCGGGTACTCCAGCCCGCCCTCCAGACCGACTTTTTGCGGTCTCGGCAGGGCCGGTTGGGGATGCAGTTCTGGTCCGTGTGGGTCCCGTGCTCCCTCGCGGGCGACGCAGCCGTCACCGCCGTGCTGGAGCAGGCGGAGTTGGTCCGGGAGCTGTGCGCCCGCTACCCGGACGTCCTCGGGTTCGCCACGACCGCCGACGAGGCCTGGGAGGTGTTCCGGTCCGGCCGGACGGCCTCCCTGCTGGGGGCCGAGGGCGGGCACAGCATCAACTCCTCGCTGGGCGCGCTGCGGGCGCTGCGCCGGCTCGGCGTCCGTTATATGACGCTCACTCACAACGAGAACACCCCGTGGGCCGATTCGGCGACCGACACCCCCGAGCACGGCGGGCTGACGCCGTTCGGCGTCGAGGTCGTGCGCGAGATGAACCGGGTCGGGATGATCGTCGACCTGTCGCACGTCGCCGAGACGACCATGAACGCCGCGCTGGACGCCTCCAGCCTGCCCGTGCTGTTCACCCACTCGTCCTGCCGGGCGGTCGCCGACCACCCGCGCAACGTGCCCGACGCCGTCCTGGAGCGGCTCGCGGGCAACGGGGGCGTGTGCATGGTGACCTTCGTGCCCTCCTTCGTCTCTCCCGCCCACGTGGCGTGGGACCGGCAGCTGAAGGAGGCCATGGCAGCCGCCGGGCTCAGCCACAACGACATGCGGGAGCGCGAGCGTTTCGCGCGCAAGTGGGAGGTCGAGCCGCCCACGGCGACGCTGGACGACGTGGTCGCGCACGTCGAGCACGCGCGCGAGGTCGCCGGGATCGACCACATCGGGCTCGGCGGCGACTACGACGGCGTGCCGTCGCAGCCCGAGGGGCTGGAGGACGTCTCCTCGTACCCGAACCTCATCGGCGCGCTGCTGGAGCGCGGGTGGAGCGAGGACGACTGCGCCAAGCTCGCCGGCGGGAACGCGCTGCGCGTGCTGCGGGACAACGACGACGTCAAGGAAGGCTGAAGGTCGGCAGGCCCGGCCGTGGTGGACACGGTCTGCCACGGCCGGTCGGCGCAGCGGCGGCGCCGGTCAGCGAAGGGTGCTCACGCCGACCGGCGGCAGGCCGACCGCGGTGGCCATGACCTCGTAGAACGCCGTGCCGTGGGCGGCCAGTTCGGCGTCCCGGGCGGTCCACGAGGCGCGCAGTTCGAGGTCGTCGGTGCGGGCCGGGCCCGCGATGTCGCCGAACCGGGCCGACGAGGTCTGGGTCACCGTGCCGCCCAGCGCCAGGAAGCCCGCCCCGGCCACTTCCAGCGCCTCCACCAGCCACGACCAGCCGACCTCGGGCAGCAGCGGGTCGGCGGCCAGCTCCGGGTCCAGTTCCACCCGCACGTAGGCCACCAGCCGGAACACCCCGGACCACGCCTCGACACCGTCCGGGTCGTGCAGCAGCACCAGCCGCCCGGTGGACAGCTCGTCGGACGGGCCGGTGGCCTCCGCGGTCAGCGCGAACGCCCAGGGCGCCAAGCGCTGCGGCGGGCGCACCTCGGTCGGCTCCAGCTCGGGTCGGGTTCGCACCGACTTGAGCGTCGCCACCGCCCGCCGGAACAGTTCGGGCTCCGCCGCCAGTCCGGTCACACCACGGACTGTATGCCCCTGAACCCCGTTGAGTGAGCGCGGCGCGCCGGGACCGGACAGCGGGCGGCCGGCGGGTCGTGGGAGCATGGAGGACGAGATGAGCGACAACACCACCGCACCTCTGCTGGTCGCCGCGCGCGGCGGCGTCCCGGTGCGCACCCCGGTCTGGTTCATGCGGCAGGCGGGGCGGTCCCTGCCGGAGTACCGCAAGCTGCGCGAAGGCACGTCGATGCTGGCCGCGTGCCTGGACCCGGAGCTGGTCTG is a window of Saccharothrix espanaensis DSM 44229 DNA encoding:
- a CDS encoding dipeptidase, which produces MASTTLRGRAEDLLARVPLVDGHNDLPWALRELVAQPHIGEKSTAGDGSSGARQVDLRVLQPALQTDFLRSRQGRLGMQFWSVWVPCSLAGDAAVTAVLEQAELVRELCARYPDVLGFATTADEAWEVFRSGRTASLLGAEGGHSINSSLGALRALRRLGVRYMTLTHNENTPWADSATDTPEHGGLTPFGVEVVREMNRVGMIVDLSHVAETTMNAALDASSLPVLFTHSSCRAVADHPRNVPDAVLERLAGNGGVCMVTFVPSFVSPAHVAWDRQLKEAMAAAGLSHNDMRERERFARKWEVEPPTATLDDVVAHVEHAREVAGIDHIGLGGDYDGVPSQPEGLEDVSSYPNLIGALLERGWSEDDCAKLAGGNALRVLRDNDDVKEG
- a CDS encoding ribonuclease D, with translation MDVPSDEPTEPTGADPVPLTEPADGVPPVVADAQALRRAADALAGATGPVAVDTERASGYRYSQRAYLVQLRRAGAGTVLVDPIALGGRLDPLVEALDGTEWVLHAASQDLPCLAELDLRPSVLFDTELAGRLAGFERVALGTLVERLLGYRLEKGHGAADWSRRPLPADWLNYAALDVELLVELRDVLEAELKKQGKLEWALEEFEAARTAPLPKPRAEPWRRTSGIHRIRSPRQLAAVRSLWETRDALARERDIAPGRVLPDSALVEAAVRNPPDEAGLLALPVFRGRAQRRMVAVWLGALQRAAALPRAELPETSQQHDGPPPANRWSDKDPAAAARLAAARTALTAVAEANTLPVENLLLPDLVRRTCWQPPADTSTEGVAAVLREGGARDWQVGLTAGPLSQALSQAQSQALSQAQPEPPPTS
- a CDS encoding DUF3000 domain-containing protein, encoding MTGLAAEPELFRRAVATLKSVRTRPELEPTEVRPPQRLAPWAFALTAEATGPSDELSTGRLVLLHDPDGVEAWSGVFRLVAYVRVELDPELAADPLLPEVGWSWLVEALEVAGAGFLALGGTVTQTSSARFGDIAGPARTDDLELRASWTARDAELAAHGTAFYEVMATAVGLPPVGVSTLR
- a CDS encoding response regulator yields the protein MAAVGLGQAVRTTPAGSLPANMVPHPREELFSVLVVDDHPLLREAISARLTQMGAGTVHEAASVAEARARALATGPCDLAILDLGLPDGTGIDLVTELRAQGWPRIVVLASSDDPYAVRSAFQAGAQAYLLKSASPMVVTDGVRRVLDGGVYADPSVAPVLAAGTRVPGTDNTPRELSAREVEVLQLVADGQSNKEIGEALSLSALTVKSHLSRIGRKLGTGDRAQMVALAMRAGVIR